In Vibrio syngnathi, the following proteins share a genomic window:
- a CDS encoding dicarboxylate/amino acid:cation symporter — protein MNTKKPMSLTGRVILGMVVGIFTGFAIQSLFADSGFVNNYIVNGLFEVGGQIFVASLKMLVVPLVFVSLVCGTSSLKDLSTLGRMGGKTLALYIGTTAVAITLALTIGNLFQPGAGADLTAASSFKSADAPSLGQVIIDMFPTNPIQAMAEGKTLQVIVFAVLFGIAISAAGKPGERIAAVFSDLNEVIMKLVALLMNLAPYGVFFLMAKLFSGLGLGAIWNLAEYFLVLAGTLLLHGLVTYSAMLKGFTGLSPITFLRKMEDAIMFAFSTASSNATIPVTMETAKNRMGVDNKVASFTVPLGATVNMDGTAIMQGVATAFIAQAYNIDLTMGDYLMVILTATLASVGTAGVPGVGLVMLAMVLNQVGLPLEGIALIMGVDRLLDMIRTAVNITGDSAVTIIVAKSEGSFDEARFNDPAAGEKEEEVKLARQQA, from the coding sequence ATGAATACCAAGAAACCTATGTCTCTGACTGGCCGAGTAATCCTCGGTATGGTCGTAGGTATATTCACGGGATTTGCCATTCAATCCCTTTTTGCAGACAGCGGATTTGTTAACAACTACATCGTTAACGGACTCTTTGAAGTAGGCGGACAGATCTTTGTCGCCAGTTTAAAAATGCTTGTTGTGCCACTCGTCTTCGTTTCACTGGTGTGCGGCACAAGCTCTCTTAAAGACTTATCAACTCTTGGCCGTATGGGGGGCAAAACGCTTGCACTTTATATCGGTACTACAGCCGTTGCTATCACTCTAGCACTGACTATCGGTAACCTGTTCCAACCAGGGGCTGGTGCGGATCTTACGGCGGCGAGTTCTTTCAAATCAGCGGATGCCCCTTCTTTGGGACAAGTCATCATCGATATGTTCCCGACCAACCCTATTCAGGCGATGGCTGAGGGCAAAACGCTACAAGTTATCGTATTTGCAGTATTGTTTGGTATCGCGATCAGTGCTGCAGGTAAACCCGGTGAGCGTATCGCTGCGGTTTTCTCTGATTTGAACGAAGTAATCATGAAGCTGGTTGCGCTGCTGATGAACCTTGCTCCTTACGGCGTGTTCTTCTTGATGGCTAAACTGTTCTCAGGCCTTGGCTTGGGCGCTATCTGGAACCTTGCAGAATACTTCTTAGTGCTTGCTGGTACCCTGCTGTTACACGGTTTGGTAACTTACAGTGCGATGCTTAAAGGATTCACTGGCCTTAGCCCAATTACGTTCCTACGTAAGATGGAAGATGCAATCATGTTTGCATTCTCAACTGCATCTTCAAACGCAACGATTCCAGTGACAATGGAAACGGCTAAAAACCGCATGGGCGTAGACAACAAAGTCGCTTCGTTCACAGTTCCACTAGGCGCAACTGTCAACATGGACGGTACTGCTATCATGCAGGGAGTTGCAACGGCGTTTATCGCCCAAGCCTACAACATTGACCTTACTATGGGTGACTACTTGATGGTTATCCTAACAGCGACATTGGCGTCTGTTGGTACTGCAGGTGTTCCTGGTGTTGGTCTTGTTATGCTAGCAATGGTATTGAACCAAGTTGGTCTACCGCTTGAAGGTATCGCTCTAATCATGGGTGTTGACCGTCTTCTTGATATGATTCGTACCGCAGTAAACATCACAGGTGATAGCGCCGTAACTATCATTGTGGCGAAGTCTGAAGGTTCTTTTGACGAAGCTCGCTTCAATGACCCAGCAGCCGGTGAGAAAGAAGAAGAAGTAAAGCTAGCACGCCAACAGGCATAA